Proteins encoded within one genomic window of Raineyella fluvialis:
- the rpiA gene encoding ribose-5-phosphate isomerase RpiA yields the protein MAQLSQDQLKAEVGRAAIRYVTPGTIIGVGTGSTVAYFIEALGEMPSPVAGAVSSSERSTAALRALGIPVLDANEVDHLDLYVDGADEIDPNGCMIKGGGGALTREKIVSSLAERFVCIADASKRVDVLGTFPLPVEVVPMAEASVVRRFAAGVLGTSGTAVLRRNDDGTPYVTDNGQHILDVRGLRIDDPLAMESAVNDWPGVVTVGIFARQRASLCLLGTPDGVATLTFG from the coding sequence ATGGCTCAGCTGTCCCAGGACCAGTTGAAGGCAGAGGTCGGGCGCGCAGCCATCCGCTACGTGACCCCGGGAACGATCATCGGTGTCGGCACCGGGTCCACCGTGGCCTACTTCATCGAGGCGCTCGGCGAGATGCCGTCGCCCGTCGCCGGCGCCGTGTCGAGCTCGGAACGGTCGACCGCTGCGCTGCGCGCGCTCGGGATCCCCGTGCTGGACGCCAACGAGGTCGACCACCTGGACCTCTACGTGGACGGCGCGGACGAGATCGACCCGAACGGCTGCATGATCAAGGGCGGCGGCGGCGCGCTGACGCGGGAGAAGATCGTCTCCTCACTCGCCGAGCGCTTCGTCTGCATCGCGGACGCCTCCAAGCGCGTCGACGTCCTCGGCACCTTCCCGTTGCCCGTGGAGGTGGTCCCGATGGCGGAGGCCTCCGTGGTCCGCCGGTTCGCCGCCGGGGTGCTCGGCACCTCCGGGACCGCGGTGCTGCGGCGCAACGACGACGGGACGCCGTACGTCACCGACAACGGCCAACACATCCTGGACGTCCGCGGCCTGCGGATCGATGACCCGCTCGCGATGGAATCCGCCGTCAACGACTGGCCCGGCGTGGTGACCGTCGGCATCTTCGCCCGTCAACGCGCTTCGCTGTGTCTGCTCGGGACGCCCGACGGCGTCGCCACCCTGACTTTCGGCTGA